A part of Propioniciclava coleopterorum genomic DNA contains:
- a CDS encoding citrate synthase, with amino-acid sequence MPDPATLTTGEENLELPFVEATQGNNGYDISKLLAKTGDTTFDIGFANTAVCKSAITYIDGDAGVLQYRGYPIEQLAEKSTFLETSYLVLYGELPTTEQLADFTEKISRHMVIDERLRELFRIFPRKSHPMPVLSAAITALSTFSRDTIGFEPDTIEAATHQLMAKVPTLAAYSFKNSTGTPTLFPDYSLSYIENFIRMSFGTVTEPYQFDDTITRALDVLLILHADHEQNCSTSTVRLVGSSQANLYASVSAGVHALSGPLHGGANQAVLEMLKQIRDDGVTVQDYLDKVKNKSDHTKLMGFGHRIYKNYDPRAAIIKKHADAILKARGGSDQLLDIALELEEAALSDDYFVERKLYPNVDFYTGLIYQAMGFPVDMFTVLFALGRLPGWIAQWREMVADPTNKIGRPRQIYVGHTKRDYVPMNER; translated from the coding sequence ATGCCGGATCCCGCAACCCTGACCACGGGTGAGGAGAACCTGGAGTTGCCGTTCGTTGAAGCCACTCAGGGCAACAACGGATATGACATCAGCAAGCTTTTGGCGAAGACGGGTGACACCACCTTCGACATCGGCTTCGCCAACACGGCGGTCTGCAAGTCCGCCATCACGTACATCGACGGAGACGCCGGCGTCCTGCAGTACCGGGGTTACCCGATCGAGCAGCTCGCCGAGAAGTCCACCTTCCTGGAGACCTCGTACCTGGTGCTCTACGGGGAGCTGCCCACCACGGAGCAGCTCGCCGACTTCACCGAGAAGATCTCCCGCCACATGGTGATCGACGAGCGGCTGCGCGAGCTGTTCCGCATCTTCCCGCGCAAGTCGCACCCGATGCCGGTGCTGTCGGCCGCCATCACGGCGCTGTCGACGTTCTCGCGCGACACGATCGGCTTCGAGCCCGACACGATCGAGGCCGCCACCCACCAGCTGATGGCCAAGGTGCCGACGCTGGCGGCGTACTCGTTCAAGAACTCGACCGGCACCCCGACGCTGTTCCCGGACTACTCGTTGTCCTACATCGAGAACTTCATCCGGATGTCGTTCGGGACCGTCACCGAGCCCTACCAGTTCGACGACACGATCACCCGTGCCCTCGACGTGCTGCTGATCCTGCACGCCGACCACGAGCAGAACTGCTCGACCTCCACGGTCCGCCTCGTCGGCAGCTCGCAGGCCAACCTGTACGCGTCGGTTTCCGCCGGCGTCCACGCCCTGTCCGGCCCGCTGCACGGCGGCGCCAACCAGGCCGTCCTGGAGATGCTCAAGCAGATCCGCGACGACGGCGTGACGGTGCAGGACTACCTCGACAAGGTCAAGAACAAGTCCGACCACACCAAGCTGATGGGCTTCGGCCACCGGATCTACAAGAACTACGATCCGCGCGCCGCCATCATCAAGAAGCACGCGGACGCCATCCTCAAGGCGCGCGGCGGCTCCGACCAGCTCCTGGACATCGCCCTGGAGCTCGAGGAGGCGGCGCTGAGCGACGACTACTTCGTCGAGCGCAAGCTGTACCCGAACGTCGACTTCTACACCGGCCTGATCTACCAGGCCATGGGGTTCCCGGTCGACATGTTCACGGTGCTGTTCGCCCTGGGCCGCCTGCCCGGCTGGATCGCGCAGTGGCGCGAGATGGTCGCCGACCCGACCAACAAGATCGGGCGCCCGCGCCAGATCTACGTCGGTCACACCAAGCGCGACTACGTTCCGATGAACGAGCGCTGA
- a CDS encoding ABC transporter ATP-binding protein: MTYFGQLKGMSRGAATLWSMAFLQRVGLGDHARVRLDKLSGGQQQKVQVGVTVMNNPDIIILDEPTKGFDPVNRRLLLDIVEDQRRAGATIVMITHQMEEVERLCDRVLLLKDGRSEAYGTIEQVREAYGGHVVRLQYSGELPPPRGWVVTTQERNYAELRLADGVDDQAVLRDLLDAGVVVQRFDATSASMEQVFLTIYGHAPEEAAA, encoded by the coding sequence ATGACCTACTTCGGCCAGCTCAAGGGGATGAGCCGCGGCGCGGCCACGCTGTGGTCGATGGCGTTCCTGCAGCGCGTCGGCCTGGGCGACCACGCCCGCGTCCGGCTGGACAAGCTGTCGGGCGGCCAGCAACAGAAGGTGCAGGTCGGCGTCACGGTCATGAACAACCCCGACATCATCATCCTCGACGAGCCCACCAAGGGCTTCGACCCCGTCAACCGCCGGCTGCTGCTCGACATCGTCGAGGACCAGCGCCGCGCCGGGGCCACGATCGTGATGATCACCCACCAGATGGAGGAGGTCGAGCGGCTCTGCGACCGCGTCCTGCTGCTCAAGGACGGCCGCTCGGAGGCCTACGGCACGATCGAGCAGGTCCGCGAGGCGTACGGCGGCCACGTGGTCCGGCTGCAGTACTCCGGCGAACTGCCGCCGCCCCGGGGCTGGGTCGTCACCACGCAGGAGCGCAACTACGCCGAACTCCGGCTCGCGGACGGCGTCGACGACCAGGCCGTGCTGCGCGACCTGCTGGACGCCGGCGTCGTCGTCCAGCGGTTCGACGCCACCAGCGCGAGCATGGAGCAGGTGTTCCTGACCATCTACGGGCACGCCCCCGAGGAGGCCGCCGCATGA
- a CDS encoding YceI family protein, with the protein MTQLNELKGTFVLDPAHTEIGFVTRHAMITKVRGSFGQFEGSATVDGANPESSTLQVTIQAASLDTRNADRDAHVRSADFLDVEKFPTITFTGTDFVVDGETVSVTGDLTVHGVTKPVTVPFEFTGEAKDPFGNTRVGFEGSTEIKRSDFGLTWNAALETGGFLVADKVVLEFEVSAIKQA; encoded by the coding sequence ATGACCCAGCTCAACGAGCTCAAGGGCACCTTCGTCCTCGACCCCGCCCACACCGAGATCGGCTTCGTGACCCGTCACGCGATGATCACCAAGGTGCGCGGTTCCTTCGGCCAGTTCGAGGGCAGCGCGACGGTCGACGGCGCGAACCCGGAGTCCTCCACGCTGCAGGTCACGATCCAGGCCGCCAGCCTCGACACCCGCAACGCCGACCGCGACGCCCACGTCCGCTCCGCCGACTTCCTGGACGTCGAGAAGTTCCCGACGATCACCTTCACCGGCACCGACTTCGTCGTCGACGGCGAGACCGTCTCGGTGACCGGCGACCTGACCGTGCACGGCGTCACCAAGCCCGTCACCGTCCCCTTCGAGTTCACCGGCGAGGCCAAGGACCCCTTCGGCAACACCCGCGTCGGCTTCGAGGGCTCGACCGAGATCAAGCGCTCCGACTTCGGCCTCACCTGGAACGCCGCCCTGGAGACCGGCGGCTTCCTGGTCGCCGACAAGGTCGTCCTCGAGTTCGAGGTCTCGGCCATCAAGCAGGCCTGA
- a CDS encoding MFS transporter: protein MTTPAPLRRSERAGRLTLAALTLGSGISILDGSVVNIALKTIGDDLNAELDALQWVVNGYLVALASLVLVGGALGDRLGRRRVYLAGMVVFAVGSALCALAPGVGWLIAFRILQGVGAALVTPGALAIIQAGFAPEDRAAAIGTWSGVSGIASAVGPFVGGWLLEHAGWPSIFWLNVPLCVVVIVVCLKFAPESSNPEAGSGSTWPARCCRWWRWPP from the coding sequence ATGACCACCCCGGCACCGCTGCGGCGCTCCGAGCGGGCGGGACGCCTGACGCTCGCCGCGCTCACCCTCGGCTCGGGCATCAGCATCCTGGACGGCTCGGTGGTGAACATCGCCCTGAAGACCATCGGGGACGACCTGAACGCCGAGCTCGACGCCCTGCAATGGGTCGTGAACGGCTACCTGGTGGCGCTGGCGTCGCTCGTGCTCGTCGGGGGAGCGCTCGGCGACCGGCTGGGGCGGCGCCGGGTCTACCTCGCGGGCATGGTGGTCTTCGCGGTCGGGTCGGCGCTGTGCGCCCTGGCGCCGGGGGTGGGCTGGCTGATCGCCTTCCGCATCCTGCAGGGAGTCGGGGCGGCGCTGGTGACCCCGGGCGCCCTGGCGATCATCCAGGCGGGGTTCGCCCCCGAGGACCGCGCCGCGGCCATCGGGACGTGGTCGGGGGTCTCGGGGATCGCGTCGGCGGTGGGCCCGTTCGTGGGCGGCTGGCTGCTGGAGCACGCGGGCTGGCCGTCGATCTTCTGGCTCAACGTGCCGCTGTGCGTCGTCGTGATCGTCGTCTGCCTGAAGTTCGCGCCCGAGTCGTCCAACCCCGAGGCGGGGAGCGGTTCGACCTGGCCGGCGCGCTGCTGTCGGTGGTGGCGCTGGCCGCCGTGA
- a CDS encoding FAD-binding protein, whose protein sequence is MEQNWAGSHRYTAPALVRVRDVGEIRAVLRRPGPVHALGTRHSFTDLPDTAGTLIDVTGTEAPAIIDPDAGTALVTAGTRYAAIVEDLDAAGRALHNMGSLPHINVGGATQTATHGSGDRLGVLTTAVRSLRFLDADGILHEVARGDADFAALAVGVGAFGVVTDLTLDVVPRHLVRQDVYHGLSWDALLTDLDAVTSFAESVSLFTRWEADGAGQLWVKRRVADETSPVPDAVLDARRSPDAVSPIGSGDNITRLGVAGPWYLRVPHFRADAEPSWGGELQSEYFVARADAPAALAAVRAVADGFREHLIVSEIRTAAADGLWLSPAYERDSVALHFTWQNRDAAVRAALVGVEAALEPYAARPHWGKLHLFDRPGLERVVPRLADARAVFERVDPAGRFVNDHVIRVGLREPR, encoded by the coding sequence ATGGAGCAGAACTGGGCGGGATCGCACCGGTACACGGCGCCGGCGCTGGTGCGGGTCCGCGACGTGGGGGAGATCAGGGCCGTGCTGCGGCGTCCGGGCCCCGTGCACGCGCTCGGCACCCGGCACTCCTTCACCGACCTCCCGGACACCGCGGGCACCCTCATCGACGTCACCGGAACGGAGGCGCCGGCGATCATCGATCCGGACGCGGGCACCGCGCTGGTCACCGCCGGCACCCGGTACGCCGCGATCGTCGAGGACCTCGACGCCGCGGGCCGGGCCCTGCACAACATGGGTTCGCTGCCGCACATCAACGTCGGCGGGGCCACGCAGACCGCCACCCACGGCTCGGGGGACCGCCTGGGCGTCCTGACGACGGCGGTCCGCTCGCTGCGCTTCCTGGACGCGGACGGGATCCTGCACGAGGTCGCGCGCGGCGACGCCGACTTCGCCGCCCTGGCCGTCGGGGTCGGCGCGTTCGGCGTCGTGACCGACCTGACGCTCGACGTGGTGCCGCGCCACCTGGTGCGGCAGGACGTGTACCACGGGCTCAGCTGGGACGCGCTACTGACCGACCTGGACGCGGTGACCTCGTTCGCCGAGAGCGTCTCGCTGTTCACGCGCTGGGAGGCCGACGGCGCGGGCCAGCTGTGGGTGAAGCGCCGGGTCGCGGACGAGACGTCGCCGGTCCCCGACGCGGTGCTGGACGCCCGCCGGTCCCCGGACGCGGTCTCCCCGATCGGCAGCGGCGACAACATCACCCGACTCGGCGTCGCCGGGCCCTGGTACCTGCGGGTGCCGCACTTCCGGGCGGACGCCGAACCCTCGTGGGGCGGCGAGTTGCAATCGGAGTACTTCGTCGCGCGCGCCGACGCCCCGGCCGCGCTCGCGGCCGTCCGGGCGGTCGCCGACGGGTTCCGCGAGCACCTCATCGTGAGCGAGATCCGCACCGCGGCCGCCGACGGGCTGTGGCTCAGCCCCGCGTACGAGCGGGACAGCGTCGCCCTCCACTTCACCTGGCAGAACCGGGACGCCGCCGTGCGGGCGGCCCTGGTGGGCGTCGAGGCGGCGCTGGAGCCGTACGCCGCCCGGCCGCACTGGGGCAAGCTGCACCTGTTCGACCGGCCGGGGCTGGAGCGGGTCGTGCCCCGGCTGGCCGACGCCAGGGCGGTGTTCGAGCGCGTCGACCCGGCCGGACGCTTCGTCAACGACCACGTGATCCGGGTCGGGCTGCGCGAGCCCCGCTGA
- a CDS encoding MFS transporter — MVALAAVTYALTAAGGGESWIAGGIGVAAAVGFVLRQRAAATPLVPLRLFSDRTFTTSNLMTFLVYGAMGAVFFMLALQLQISVGWSPLIAGVATLPVTLALMLLSSRAGALSQRIGPRIPMTVGPLLCAVGVALLSGIGPGTTYVRGVLPGLTLFALGLALLVAPLTATVLAAAPQTMSGTASGVNNAVARAGSLLAVAALPAVVGLSGRAYADPVALTAAHHAAMLWCAAALGLGGVISWFGLPGPGTPGGAASDARP; from the coding sequence GTGGTGGCGCTGGCCGCCGTGACGTACGCCCTGACCGCGGCGGGCGGCGGCGAGAGCTGGATCGCGGGCGGGATCGGCGTCGCCGCGGCCGTCGGCTTCGTCCTGCGGCAGCGCGCGGCGGCGACGCCGCTGGTGCCGCTGCGGCTCTTCTCCGACCGCACGTTCACGACGTCGAACCTCATGACGTTCCTGGTCTACGGGGCCATGGGCGCCGTCTTCTTCATGCTGGCGCTGCAACTGCAGATCTCGGTCGGCTGGTCGCCGCTGATCGCCGGCGTCGCGACGCTCCCGGTGACGCTGGCGCTGATGCTGCTCTCGTCCCGGGCCGGCGCGCTCTCGCAGCGGATCGGGCCCCGGATCCCCATGACGGTCGGCCCGCTGCTGTGCGCGGTGGGGGTCGCGCTGCTGTCCGGGATCGGGCCGGGCACCACCTACGTGCGGGGCGTCCTGCCGGGCCTGACGCTGTTCGCGCTGGGGCTGGCGCTGCTGGTGGCGCCGCTCACCGCGACGGTGCTCGCGGCCGCGCCCCAGACGATGTCCGGCACGGCGAGCGGGGTCAACAACGCGGTCGCGCGCGCCGGGTCGCTGCTGGCCGTCGCGGCGCTCCCCGCGGTCGTGGGGCTGAGCGGCCGCGCCTACGCGGACCCGGTGGCGCTGACCGCCGCCCACCACGCGGCCATGCTGTGGTGCGCGGCGGCGCTGGGTCTGGGCGGGGTGATCAGCTGGTTCGGGCTGCCCGGCCCCGGCACGCCCGGCGGGGCCGCGTCCGATGCTCGGCCCTGA
- a CDS encoding ABC transporter permease, with product MNAHNFGTVLAFELRRTLLRPVYWLTTLSVPVLMIAIMALTIFSNSSAASQAESAAEGVTFAYADASGIIVPEVAARLGGTPAPDPAAAAQAVRDGSSDAFISVPADPTAEPVSVVARDDGLFNSGHWGALGERLVQESAAARIGDPRLASLTRSVPVTLELWKDGRLSPGVAGAILPGFFLVLLYAAILMLGQQMLNITVEEKENRVTEMILTTIKPSVLILAKVVAVIIAGVVQVAVFMIPALVWLGVTGGAGIPSGPSGAGAALPSTLVVDPGAIAIAALLFVGGFSLFTALLVTVGAMMPTVKDASSAFAAVILLMFLPLYMLQVIASDPSAVVTQVLTYFPITAPITAQIRNATGTLSLPEALIAIVVLYVSAGVLLWLAVRLFGQGSISYNSRLRFSALRDAVRGRKTA from the coding sequence ATGAACGCCCACAACTTCGGCACCGTCCTGGCGTTCGAGCTGCGCCGGACGCTGCTGCGCCCGGTCTACTGGCTCACCACCCTGAGCGTCCCCGTCCTGATGATCGCCATCATGGCGCTCACGATCTTCAGCAACTCCTCGGCGGCCAGCCAGGCGGAGTCCGCCGCCGAGGGCGTCACCTTCGCCTACGCGGACGCCTCCGGCATCATCGTCCCCGAGGTCGCCGCCCGCCTCGGCGGAACCCCCGCGCCGGATCCGGCCGCCGCCGCGCAGGCGGTGCGCGACGGCTCCTCCGACGCGTTCATCTCGGTCCCCGCGGACCCGACGGCCGAGCCCGTCAGCGTGGTCGCCCGCGACGACGGCCTGTTCAACTCCGGGCACTGGGGCGCGCTCGGCGAGCGGCTCGTCCAGGAGTCGGCCGCCGCCCGGATCGGGGACCCCCGGCTGGCCTCCCTCACCCGCAGCGTCCCCGTGACCCTGGAGCTGTGGAAGGACGGCCGGCTCAGCCCCGGGGTCGCGGGCGCGATCCTGCCCGGCTTCTTCCTCGTCCTGCTGTACGCGGCGATCCTGATGCTGGGCCAGCAGATGCTCAACATCACCGTGGAGGAGAAGGAGAACCGGGTCACGGAGATGATCCTGACCACGATCAAACCCAGCGTGCTGATCCTGGCCAAGGTGGTGGCCGTCATCATCGCCGGGGTCGTCCAGGTCGCGGTCTTCATGATCCCGGCGCTGGTGTGGCTGGGGGTGACCGGGGGCGCGGGGATCCCCAGCGGGCCGTCCGGGGCGGGCGCGGCGCTGCCGAGTACGCTCGTCGTGGACCCCGGGGCGATCGCGATCGCCGCCCTGCTGTTCGTGGGCGGCTTCAGCCTGTTCACCGCCCTGCTGGTGACCGTGGGCGCGATGATGCCGACCGTCAAGGACGCGAGTTCGGCGTTCGCCGCGGTGATCCTGCTCATGTTCCTGCCGCTGTACATGCTGCAGGTCATCGCGAGCGATCCGTCGGCCGTGGTCACGCAGGTGCTCACGTACTTCCCGATCACCGCGCCCATCACGGCCCAGATCCGGAACGCCACCGGGACGCTGAGCCTCCCCGAGGCCCTGATCGCGATCGTCGTGCTGTACGTCAGCGCGGGCGTCCTGTTGTGGCTGGCCGTCCGGTTGTTCGGGCAGGGGTCGATCTCCTACAACAGCCGGCTGCGGTTCTCAGCGCTGCGCGACGCGGTGCGCGGCCGCAAGACGGCCTGA
- a CDS encoding GNAT family N-acetyltransferase, with protein MRSLVAVDSNDLATLRCPWCGRPAPRSAFGFKVVRDGEVIGLATCSPADQLGGLYPVASVVITQLWVRPDDVGELVGSQLVQRAAAVVVGTRRLRYLVAGGTHGPSDCRHLPARFLSALGFTESVPGVQWRLDLRRTARVKQAVRSASALMGRLLDGRRPAPAGRTTRGVPPSPSSPH; from the coding sequence ATGCGGTCGCTCGTCGCGGTGGACAGCAACGACCTGGCCACACTGCGGTGTCCGTGGTGCGGCCGTCCCGCCCCTCGTTCGGCGTTCGGCTTCAAGGTCGTGCGCGACGGCGAGGTCATCGGGCTGGCCACCTGCAGCCCCGCCGACCAGCTGGGCGGCCTCTACCCGGTCGCCTCGGTCGTCATCACCCAGCTGTGGGTGCGGCCCGACGACGTGGGGGAGCTGGTGGGCAGCCAGCTCGTCCAGCGGGCCGCCGCGGTGGTCGTCGGGACGCGGCGGCTGCGCTACCTCGTCGCGGGCGGCACGCACGGGCCGTCGGACTGCCGGCACCTCCCCGCGCGGTTCCTGAGTGCGCTGGGGTTCACGGAGTCGGTGCCCGGCGTCCAGTGGCGGCTGGACCTGCGGCGCACGGCCCGGGTGAAGCAGGCGGTGCGGTCGGCGTCCGCGCTGATGGGGCGGCTGCTGGACGGCCGCCGCCCGGCACCCGCGGGGCGCACCACGCGCGGCGTGCCGCCCTCGCCCTCCTCCCCGCACTGA
- a CDS encoding carbohydrate ABC transporter permease, which produces MKPRRSGQVAAYVAASLLAALFLLPFYIIVRNAFSTQQAIVSPRWRWWPDAVDGSTLASVLGNPNLGIVPALVNSAVVSVAQTALTVVISLMAGYALARWRTRASKVVLGLTVFTLMVPAMVTFIPTFVMVSSLGWISSYRGLVVPVIFSAFATFMFRQGFLDFPRELEEAAAIDGANTWTTFWRIVVPNAMGTVAAVGTITFIGAWNAFLWPLLIAQDPQMRTIQVVLSQFMTSQGTRYPEMFTGALIGIVPALLVFVFLQRWLVQGVEQSGLK; this is translated from the coding sequence GTGAAGCCCCGCCGCAGCGGCCAGGTCGCCGCCTACGTCGCGGCGTCGCTGCTCGCGGCGCTGTTCCTGCTGCCGTTCTACATCATCGTCCGCAACGCGTTCTCCACCCAGCAGGCGATCGTGTCGCCGCGCTGGCGCTGGTGGCCGGACGCCGTGGACGGCTCGACGCTGGCGTCCGTGCTGGGGAACCCGAACCTGGGGATCGTGCCCGCGCTGGTGAACTCGGCCGTCGTGTCGGTCGCCCAGACCGCGCTGACGGTCGTGATCTCCCTGATGGCCGGCTACGCGCTGGCGCGCTGGCGGACGCGGGCGTCCAAGGTGGTGCTCGGGCTGACGGTGTTCACCCTGATGGTCCCCGCGATGGTGACGTTCATCCCCACGTTCGTCATGGTCAGCTCGCTGGGCTGGATCAGCAGCTACCGCGGCCTGGTGGTCCCGGTGATCTTCTCGGCGTTCGCCACGTTCATGTTCCGGCAGGGCTTCCTGGACTTCCCGCGCGAGCTCGAGGAGGCCGCCGCGATCGACGGCGCGAACACGTGGACGACGTTCTGGCGCATCGTCGTCCCCAACGCGATGGGCACGGTGGCGGCCGTGGGCACGATCACCTTCATCGGCGCCTGGAACGCCTTCCTGTGGCCGCTGCTGATCGCGCAGGACCCGCAGATGCGCACCATCCAGGTGGTGCTGAGCCAGTTCATGACCAGCCAGGGGACGCGCTACCCCGAGATGTTCACCGGCGCGCTGATCGGCATCGTCCCGGCGCTGCTCGTCTTCGTCTTCCTGCAGCGCTGGCTGGTCCAGGGCGTGGAGCAGTCTGGCCTGAAGTGA
- a CDS encoding ATP-binding cassette domain-containing protein: MTAPVIDVRDFTMTFGEKDVVHDLSFEVARGETFGLLGSNGSGKTTTLRALLGIYTPTAGDLLVNGRRFDPADNNSLGYLPEERGCTARRRSST; this comes from the coding sequence ATGACCGCCCCAGTGATCGACGTGCGCGATTTCACCATGACCTTCGGCGAGAAGGACGTGGTCCACGACCTGTCCTTCGAGGTGGCCCGCGGCGAGACCTTCGGGCTGCTCGGGAGCAACGGCTCCGGCAAGACCACGACGCTACGGGCGCTGCTGGGCATCTACACCCCCACCGCCGGCGACCTGCTCGTCAACGGCCGCCGGTTCGACCCGGCCGACAACAACTCGCTGGGGTACCTGCCCGAGGAGCGGGGCTGTACCGCAAGGAGAAGGTCATCGACGTGA
- a CDS encoding ABC transporter substrate-binding protein, which produces MRLQHRPHPAPTAGGDTSKPTISSWYHQYGEDGVESALRTWAGEYPSAKVDVNWVMSDYEKALSAALLTPTAPDVFENANGPTLDMIKSGQVTDLTDVVGSARAQFTPPVLARMTYQDKIWAVPQTVDMQLLYYRKSALAAKGLQPPPRSRSSPTSPTASRPPRWAASSPARTAASACWGCS; this is translated from the coding sequence CAACACCGGCCGCACCCCGCCCCCACCGCCGGTGGGGACACCTCCAAGCCGACGATCTCCAGCTGGTACCACCAGTACGGCGAGGACGGCGTCGAGTCGGCACTGCGCACCTGGGCCGGCGAGTACCCCAGCGCGAAGGTCGACGTGAACTGGGTGATGTCGGACTACGAGAAGGCCCTGTCGGCGGCGCTGCTCACGCCCACGGCCCCCGACGTGTTCGAGAACGCCAACGGCCCGACCCTGGACATGATCAAGTCCGGCCAGGTCACCGACCTCACCGACGTGGTGGGCTCGGCCCGGGCGCAGTTCACCCCGCCGGTGCTGGCGCGGATGACCTACCAGGACAAGATCTGGGCGGTCCCGCAGACCGTCGACATGCAGCTGCTCTACTACCGCAAGTCGGCGCTCGCCGCGAAGGGCCTGCAGCCCCCACCACGCTCGAGGAGCTCACCCACGTCGCCAACAGCGTCGCGACCCCCGAGATGGGCGGCTTCTTCGCCGGCCAGGACGGCGGCATCGGCGTGCTGGGGCTGCTCCTGA
- a CDS encoding carbohydrate ABC transporter permease, with translation MPGPRAGTTLARSNRRWFWVFVAPFLVGLLVFVYVPLLWSLALSLFDARNTVTPTRFVGLDNYAYLLSDRLFLSSLGTFIVFALFIVPVTFACSLALALLLQRITVLRAFFRSVFFIPTAVSYVIAAMVWRMSFFNGARFGLVNTLLVAVGQQPVNWLGGENDWYWFVLVSLRLWLQVGFYMILFIAGLNQIDPQLYEAAALDGAGAWKRFWYVTFPLLRPTAVAVSMLLLFNAFQAFDEFYNTLNTAGGYPPYARPPLVYLYLITFGGGSQDLGVGSAGTMILTLVILVFSFLQNRLLAIGADK, from the coding sequence GTGCCCGGCCCGCGCGCGGGCACGACGCTCGCCCGCAGCAACCGGCGGTGGTTCTGGGTCTTCGTGGCCCCGTTCCTCGTCGGTCTGCTGGTGTTCGTGTACGTCCCCCTGCTGTGGAGCCTGGCGCTGTCGCTGTTCGACGCCCGCAACACCGTCACGCCGACGCGGTTCGTCGGGCTGGACAACTACGCCTACCTGCTCAGCGACCGGCTGTTCCTGTCCTCGCTGGGCACGTTCATCGTGTTCGCGCTGTTCATCGTGCCGGTCACGTTCGCGTGCTCGCTCGCGCTGGCCCTGCTGCTGCAGCGGATCACGGTGCTGCGGGCGTTCTTCCGGTCGGTGTTCTTCATCCCCACCGCGGTCAGCTACGTCATCGCCGCGATGGTGTGGCGGATGTCGTTCTTCAACGGGGCCCGATTCGGGCTGGTGAACACGCTGCTGGTCGCCGTGGGACAGCAGCCCGTGAACTGGCTCGGCGGGGAGAACGACTGGTACTGGTTCGTCCTGGTGTCGCTGCGGCTGTGGCTGCAGGTCGGCTTCTACATGATCCTGTTCATCGCCGGGCTGAACCAGATCGACCCCCAGCTCTACGAGGCGGCGGCGCTCGACGGCGCGGGCGCCTGGAAGCGGTTCTGGTACGTCACGTTCCCGCTTCTGCGGCCCACGGCCGTCGCGGTCTCGATGCTGCTGCTGTTCAACGCCTTCCAGGCCTTCGACGAGTTCTACAACACCCTCAATACCGCGGGCGGCTACCCGCCGTACGCCCGGCCGCCGCTGGTGTACCTGTACCTGATCACGTTCGGCGGCGGCAGCCAGGACCTCGGCGTCGGCTCGGCCGGCACCATGATCCTCACCCTGGTGATCCTGGTGTTCTCGTTCCTGCAGAACCGGCTGCTCGCGATCGGGGCGGACAAGTGA